The following are encoded in a window of Egibacteraceae bacterium genomic DNA:
- a CDS encoding RNA polymerase sigma factor has product MLPDEVVAGIHARDPDALAACYEALATPLYRFLVARSRDPALAEDMVEATFLELVEYAPALRGGADGVRAWLFRAAGNNLIDEQRKATRRGDVALDEDRAAGQAAADPGPEAQVLAGERDAAVRAAMADLSPDQQEVLSLRFAAQLTSREIAEVTGRTVGAVKALQHRGLAALARLLGEDPGTP; this is encoded by the coding sequence GTGCTGCCTGACGAGGTCGTGGCCGGGATCCATGCCCGCGACCCCGACGCGCTCGCGGCGTGCTACGAGGCCCTGGCCACCCCGCTGTACCGGTTCCTGGTGGCCCGCAGCCGCGACCCCGCCCTGGCCGAGGACATGGTCGAGGCCACGTTCCTGGAGCTCGTCGAGTACGCCCCGGCGCTGCGCGGGGGCGCCGACGGGGTGCGCGCCTGGCTGTTCCGGGCTGCGGGCAACAACCTCATCGACGAGCAGCGCAAGGCCACCCGCCGCGGCGACGTGGCGCTGGACGAGGACCGCGCGGCCGGGCAGGCCGCCGCCGACCCCGGACCCGAGGCGCAGGTCCTGGCCGGGGAACGCGACGCGGCGGTGCGCGCCGCCATGGCTGACCTCAGCCCCGACCAGCAGGAGGTCCTGAGCCTGCGCTTCGCCGCGCAGCTGACCAGCCGCGAGATCGCCGAGGTCACCGGGCGCACCGTGGGCGCGGTCAAGGCCCTGCAGCATCGCGGCCTGGCCGCTCTCGCGCGTCTGCTGGGCGAGGACCCGGGCACCCCATGA
- a CDS encoding S-layer homology domain-containing protein, producing the protein MTFTAPRGVLGRIGAIAALATALALLAAPPASADEADDRLTIMRAAQVGAPAAAGGDVTAQQTDGGCSTDPGGDVVDDRDDDAPATHANNDRADIVEHCASYVGNLVLQVTVAEPTNPRADPAWQDATFVGWFLDTDGDDVGDYFASYNLNADGNLVTEVQRIETPTAAVICGNAPAVYDGTSYTAGPIPPECLDGETSVSVSAAVFYDAEGEGGPLLHDTAPDAGAFPDPVAQSTDCANALPAPFADRASIAAAHVNAVDCIYARGVTLGTNNAQGVRHFLPLLAIPRGQFAAFAHRALVTTDTALPDPQTPRFTDVDEGFTFDMEIHELAAADILLGVTPQEFRPHQQIRRDQTASVLVRSLAHARDAAVTPSAPGTHFSDTVGNVHADNIDAAFEEEMVQGVVAPSAGNGRLYVPAAPTSRQQMASVINRFIDNVEGS; encoded by the coding sequence ATGACGTTCACCGCACCACGAGGCGTACTCGGCCGCATCGGGGCCATCGCGGCCCTGGCCACGGCGCTGGCGCTGCTCGCCGCCCCCCCAGCCTCGGCCGACGAGGCCGATGATCGACTGACCATCATGCGCGCCGCCCAGGTCGGCGCGCCCGCCGCCGCCGGTGGTGACGTCACCGCACAGCAGACCGACGGTGGCTGCTCGACCGACCCGGGCGGTGACGTGGTCGACGACCGCGACGACGACGCGCCGGCGACCCACGCCAACAACGACCGTGCCGACATCGTCGAGCACTGCGCCTCCTACGTCGGCAACCTCGTCCTGCAGGTGACGGTGGCGGAGCCGACCAACCCCCGCGCCGACCCCGCCTGGCAGGACGCGACGTTCGTGGGGTGGTTCCTCGACACCGACGGCGACGACGTCGGCGACTACTTCGCCTCCTACAACCTCAACGCCGACGGCAACCTGGTCACCGAGGTGCAGCGCATCGAGACGCCGACGGCGGCGGTGATCTGCGGCAACGCCCCCGCGGTCTACGACGGCACGTCGTACACGGCCGGGCCGATCCCGCCCGAATGCCTGGACGGTGAGACCAGCGTGTCGGTCTCCGCCGCGGTCTTCTACGACGCCGAGGGTGAGGGCGGGCCCCTGCTGCACGACACCGCCCCCGACGCCGGGGCGTTCCCCGACCCCGTCGCGCAGTCCACGGACTGCGCGAACGCGCTGCCCGCGCCGTTCGCGGACCGCGCCTCCATCGCTGCGGCGCACGTCAACGCGGTGGACTGCATCTACGCCCGCGGCGTCACGCTGGGCACCAACAACGCCCAGGGGGTGCGCCACTTCCTGCCGCTGCTGGCCATCCCGCGCGGGCAGTTCGCCGCGTTCGCCCACCGGGCGCTGGTGACGACCGACACCGCGCTGCCCGACCCACAGACCCCGCGGTTCACCGACGTGGACGAGGGGTTCACGTTCGACATGGAGATCCACGAGCTCGCCGCCGCGGACATCCTGCTCGGGGTCACCCCCCAGGAGTTCCGCCCCCACCAGCAGATCCGCCGTGACCAGACCGCCTCGGTGCTGGTGCGCTCGCTCGCCCACGCCCGCGACGCGGCGGTCACACCGTCGGCGCCTGGCACCCACTTCTCCGACACGGTGGGCAACGTCCACGCCGACAACATCGATGCCGCGTTCGAGGAGGAGATGGTGCAGGGCGTCGTGGCGCCGAGTGCGGGCAACGGCCGCCTGTACGTCCCCGCGGCTCCCACGAGCCGCCAGCAGATGGCCAGCGTCATCAACCGCTTCATCGACAATGTAGAGGGTTCCTAA